The following proteins come from a genomic window of Pyxidicoccus sp. MSG2:
- a CDS encoding alpha/beta fold hydrolase: MSSKTFAAEVKGVETASVERERGPVTRMHRRELLIATGALAVGTLAGCASGGGPRQTPPGTRETLDAAAFRASRRFVETRFGRIAYVERGTGDAALFLHGFPLNGFQWRGALERLSPYRRCVAPDFMGLGYTEVAEGQSVAAGAQADMLVALLDSLSISTVDLVANDSGGAVAQLFVTRYPERVRTLLLTNCDVENECPPPAVLPVIEMARAGTYVDQWLAPWLADKPLARSEAGIGGMTYTHPTQPTDEAIEYYFAPLVRSPRGKDQVHAYTVALAPNPLAGLEPALKRCTVPTRILWGTGDTIFSQASADYLDRTLPNSRGVRRIPGAKLFFPEEFPDLIAEEARRLWGVG, from the coding sequence ATGAGTTCGAAGACATTCGCGGCAGAGGTGAAGGGAGTCGAGACGGCCTCCGTGGAACGGGAGCGCGGCCCGGTGACGCGGATGCATCGCAGGGAGCTCCTCATCGCGACCGGAGCGCTCGCGGTGGGGACGCTCGCCGGATGCGCGTCGGGCGGCGGTCCACGTCAGACCCCACCAGGCACGCGCGAGACGCTGGACGCCGCGGCCTTCCGCGCCTCACGTCGCTTCGTCGAGACGCGCTTCGGACGCATCGCCTACGTCGAGCGTGGCACCGGCGACGCCGCTTTGTTCCTGCACGGCTTTCCGCTCAACGGCTTCCAGTGGCGCGGCGCGCTCGAGCGCCTGTCACCCTACCGCCGCTGCGTCGCTCCCGACTTCATGGGGCTCGGCTACACGGAGGTCGCCGAAGGACAGAGCGTCGCGGCCGGTGCGCAGGCCGACATGCTCGTGGCGCTGCTGGACTCGCTCTCCATCTCCACCGTCGACCTCGTCGCCAATGACAGCGGCGGCGCCGTCGCGCAGCTCTTCGTCACCCGCTACCCGGAGCGCGTCCGGACGCTGCTGCTGACGAACTGCGACGTGGAGAACGAGTGCCCTCCCCCCGCCGTCCTTCCCGTCATCGAGATGGCTCGCGCCGGGACGTACGTGGACCAGTGGCTCGCGCCGTGGCTCGCCGACAAGCCCCTGGCGCGCTCGGAGGCGGGCATCGGCGGGATGACGTACACCCATCCCACCCAGCCCACCGACGAGGCCATCGAGTACTACTTCGCGCCCCTCGTCCGCTCTCCGCGCGGGAAGGACCAGGTGCACGCGTACACCGTCGCGCTCGCGCCCAACCCTCTGGCGGGCCTGGAGCCGGCACTGAAGCGCTGCACCGTGCCGACCCGAATCCTCTGGGGAACCGGCGACACCATCTTCTCCCAGGCGAGCGCCGACTACCTGGACCGCACGCTCCCCAACTCGCGAGGCGTGCGGCGGATACCGGGAGCGAAGCTCTTCTTCCCCGAGGAGTTCCCGGACCTCATCGCCGAGGAAGCACGCCGGCTCTGGGGCGTGGGCTGA
- a CDS encoding PKD domain-containing protein: protein MRIHWLACLLLVLGAFTSQAGDFAGPQQVKTTQGYFEFAEGGYLWPFQVNCAQTGFSPGPSVQIAPGSGDPGVATSNPLSSPGGCPIFDSTGDGQPEFHFNMRFNSLRDLGLKTITCNGTHVDPAYCVSAASPPCNVVCDFAGVSNFPAPVTFRITVTNSPPTASLNHTPTPAWNATVTLRSNASDPDGGGLTHAWRIVSKPPMSTATLAAATTANPTITFTSDRDIGTYQFAVDIADNEGELKSFTHSFSVPNVPPNISVAGATTIDANTPIALTASPTTDVDGGNLTFVWDLLEAPTRSGLAPQSNYATTAGINIPTTGLHVGTWRFRVTAKDNENTTDSETVTVTVRNLKPRISFTGPTEIDVGQTLQAATSITTDDDGGNLTFKWELIQAPQSAGVSPLTVLSTGASATRATSASSAGTWILRLTATDDENESVSQNRAIVVDGLPTADIAGLDVAHLLEFPIMLDGRGSSDPDSPCLTQPNRCHVTDGSPVTGISAGIVRHTWYVVDIPPDAWGVYTTGRVDEVFNIPANTSTLSLDWTDLQPGQWQFELEVQDAETNVARTRHTVVVVPPQTPPAAVVSGSAWYLVNLAGVLPGAIVVNGAASFDLDNAVSGPPGSGLGITNYAWSAVPPIGCSAPSLPSGPSASVLTLYPAGAAVPPGCQGFWRIRLTVTDDDSPAQTNYAETGVTIGNCAAGVCVDAPTTGTPAIVQSFDSADIDVYYHIDSSLYEDPTFMLGMYTLLEVFPTGGGTPVYSAYELNVPPISKGLPLVFNWNGFTNAGTRPATGRYDVRVTLLDFTLSPTLFSGFQSQAIQTETVSLQLASTAPYVDRDAVVAGTGNVTFDYRVDGALSISTLEWRVLNQAGSVVTRGNTPSTAALGTFSWNGRVGATPQAAGRYQMEFEAFRGGRSLGVSPRVPFTLYDMALEVPGHAIPASGLPVAVNSDDDDANGIMDSGQTPAPAAENDLVAVTLRFQPRVDGTLTLSSDAPAQLKVWTTANKTGPLVLPKTFNLPADAVPAQVFVEALTPGSPKLRVQYTPPSTPATPNKELKLNVWKLETMNDTNGDFRITAADAPTLFVRAGLWDFAFRLAADAFGAINTLYNESDQVRLGASANPDNFIGRDSRRFYYQLTDASRNTNAATVEEYALEWFTTEADGVTNQDSPATDRTVTLTETGANTGIFVSQAVMVVSDQVDRDVPTNTGLTAHPGNAAYNAANHRVRQTKNPDGRVVARYQSVDALTPATLLKTPLFQRLPEERRVMTVRVFNFQDPNNLGIAAIPAATVTTLTDILKERFVPMGVRVEVVYNPVTDNITLPMGSAVNLNNVGSFTGSHGTLAPSADQQALITLARGVDPAAPANANTVYLMFVGNFTSGDRGQSFPDGWLPAAAGGKNFVFVAGRNASIDYSGAHEVGHMVTNATLTAGEAAGASGGGTAGWDGGGHYGGVHDAFNLMRNGTIATSPRTHLNTKRLWDDTAVHTIQQITRARGTRFMRLP, encoded by the coding sequence ATGCGCATCCATTGGCTCGCCTGTCTCCTCCTGGTCCTGGGCGCCTTCACCAGCCAGGCCGGCGACTTCGCTGGACCCCAGCAGGTCAAGACCACGCAGGGTTATTTCGAGTTCGCGGAGGGCGGCTACCTCTGGCCCTTCCAGGTCAACTGCGCCCAGACGGGCTTCTCGCCCGGGCCCTCGGTGCAGATTGCCCCGGGCTCCGGAGACCCGGGCGTGGCGACGTCCAACCCGCTCTCCTCTCCCGGCGGGTGTCCCATCTTCGACTCGACGGGGGACGGCCAGCCCGAGTTCCACTTCAACATGAGGTTCAACTCCCTGCGGGATTTGGGCCTGAAGACCATCACCTGCAACGGCACGCACGTCGACCCGGCCTACTGCGTGAGCGCGGCCTCTCCGCCGTGCAACGTCGTCTGTGATTTCGCGGGCGTGAGCAACTTCCCCGCCCCCGTCACGTTCCGCATCACCGTCACCAACTCGCCGCCCACCGCCAGCCTGAACCACACGCCCACGCCGGCCTGGAACGCCACCGTCACGCTGCGCTCCAACGCGTCGGACCCGGATGGCGGCGGACTGACGCACGCCTGGCGCATCGTCAGCAAGCCGCCCATGTCCACCGCGACGCTGGCGGCCGCCACCACCGCCAACCCCACCATCACCTTCACCAGCGACCGCGACATCGGCACCTACCAGTTCGCGGTGGACATCGCGGACAACGAGGGCGAGCTGAAGTCCTTCACCCACTCGTTCTCCGTCCCCAACGTCCCGCCCAACATCAGCGTCGCCGGGGCCACGACGATTGACGCCAACACGCCCATCGCCCTCACGGCCTCGCCCACCACGGACGTGGACGGCGGCAATCTCACCTTCGTGTGGGACCTGCTGGAGGCGCCCACCCGCTCGGGCCTCGCCCCGCAGAGCAACTACGCCACCACCGCGGGTATCAACATCCCCACCACCGGCCTGCACGTGGGCACCTGGCGCTTCCGCGTCACCGCGAAGGACAACGAGAACACCACCGACTCGGAGACGGTGACTGTCACGGTGCGCAACCTGAAGCCGCGCATCTCCTTCACCGGCCCCACGGAAATCGACGTCGGCCAGACGCTGCAGGCGGCGACCAGCATCACCACCGATGACGACGGCGGCAACCTCACCTTCAAGTGGGAGCTCATCCAGGCGCCCCAGTCCGCGGGCGTCTCGCCGCTCACCGTGCTGTCCACCGGCGCCTCCGCCACCCGCGCCACCTCGGCGAGCTCCGCGGGCACGTGGATTCTGCGCCTCACCGCCACCGACGACGAGAACGAGTCCGTGAGCCAGAACCGCGCCATCGTCGTGGATGGCCTGCCCACCGCGGACATCGCCGGGCTGGACGTGGCCCACCTGCTGGAGTTCCCCATCATGCTGGACGGGCGCGGCTCCTCGGACCCGGACTCCCCGTGCCTCACCCAGCCCAACCGCTGCCACGTGACGGACGGCAGCCCCGTCACCGGCATCTCCGCGGGCATCGTCCGCCACACCTGGTACGTGGTGGACATCCCGCCGGACGCGTGGGGCGTCTACACCACCGGCCGCGTGGACGAGGTGTTCAACATCCCCGCCAACACCTCCACGCTGTCGCTGGACTGGACGGACCTGCAGCCGGGCCAGTGGCAGTTCGAGCTGGAGGTGCAGGACGCGGAGACCAACGTCGCGCGCACCCGGCACACCGTCGTCGTCGTCCCGCCCCAGACGCCGCCCGCCGCCGTCGTCAGCGGGTCCGCCTGGTACCTCGTCAACCTCGCCGGCGTGCTGCCCGGCGCCATCGTCGTGAATGGCGCCGCCAGCTTCGACCTGGACAACGCGGTGTCGGGCCCTCCCGGCTCCGGCCTGGGGATTACGAACTACGCCTGGTCCGCGGTGCCGCCCATCGGCTGCTCCGCGCCGTCGCTGCCGAGCGGCCCCTCGGCCAGCGTCCTCACCCTCTACCCCGCGGGCGCCGCCGTCCCGCCGGGCTGCCAGGGCTTCTGGAGGATTCGCCTCACCGTCACGGATGACGACTCGCCCGCCCAGACGAACTACGCGGAGACGGGCGTCACCATCGGCAACTGCGCGGCCGGTGTCTGCGTGGACGCGCCCACCACCGGCACGCCCGCCATCGTCCAGTCCTTCGACAGCGCGGACATCGACGTCTACTACCACATCGACTCGTCGCTCTACGAAGACCCCACGTTCATGCTGGGCATGTACACGCTGCTGGAGGTCTTCCCCACGGGCGGCGGCACGCCCGTCTACTCCGCCTATGAGCTGAACGTCCCGCCCATCAGCAAGGGCCTGCCCCTGGTCTTCAACTGGAACGGGTTCACCAACGCCGGCACCCGGCCCGCCACCGGCCGCTACGACGTGCGCGTGACACTGCTCGACTTCACGCTCTCGCCCACCCTCTTCTCCGGCTTCCAGTCCCAGGCCATCCAGACGGAGACCGTCTCCCTCCAGTTGGCCAGCACCGCGCCCTACGTCGACCGCGACGCCGTGGTGGCGGGCACGGGCAACGTGACGTTCGACTACCGCGTGGATGGCGCCCTCTCCATCTCCACCCTGGAGTGGCGGGTGCTCAACCAGGCGGGCAGCGTGGTGACGCGCGGCAACACGCCGAGCACCGCCGCCCTGGGCACCTTCTCGTGGAACGGCCGGGTGGGCGCCACGCCCCAGGCCGCCGGCCGCTACCAGATGGAGTTCGAGGCCTTCCGCGGCGGCCGCTCCCTGGGCGTCTCTCCGCGCGTCCCCTTCACCCTCTACGACATGGCGCTGGAGGTCCCCGGCCACGCCATTCCCGCCAGCGGCCTGCCCGTCGCGGTCAACTCGGACGATGACGACGCGAACGGCATCATGGACTCCGGCCAGACGCCCGCGCCCGCCGCGGAGAACGACCTGGTGGCCGTCACCCTGCGCTTCCAGCCCCGCGTGGACGGCACGCTCACCCTGAGCTCGGACGCGCCCGCCCAGCTCAAGGTCTGGACCACCGCGAACAAGACCGGCCCGCTGGTGCTGCCGAAGACGTTCAACCTCCCCGCGGACGCCGTCCCCGCCCAGGTCTTCGTCGAGGCCCTCACGCCCGGCTCGCCGAAGCTGCGGGTGCAGTACACGCCCCCCAGCACCCCCGCGACGCCCAACAAGGAGCTGAAGCTCAACGTCTGGAAGCTGGAGACGATGAACGACACCAACGGCGACTTCCGCATCACCGCGGCGGACGCGCCCACGCTCTTCGTCCGGGCGGGCCTGTGGGACTTCGCCTTCCGGCTGGCGGCGGATGCCTTCGGCGCCATCAACACCCTCTACAACGAGTCGGACCAGGTGCGCCTGGGCGCCTCCGCCAACCCGGACAACTTCATCGGGCGTGACTCCCGCCGCTTCTACTACCAGCTCACCGACGCGTCGCGGAACACCAACGCCGCCACGGTGGAGGAGTACGCGCTGGAGTGGTTCACCACGGAGGCGGACGGCGTCACCAATCAGGACTCTCCAGCCACCGACCGCACCGTCACCCTCACGGAGACGGGCGCCAACACGGGCATCTTCGTGTCCCAGGCGGTGATGGTGGTGTCGGACCAGGTGGACCGGGACGTGCCCACCAACACGGGCCTCACCGCGCACCCGGGCAACGCGGCCTACAACGCGGCGAACCACCGCGTCCGCCAGACGAAGAACCCGGACGGCCGCGTGGTGGCGCGCTACCAGTCCGTCGACGCGTTGACGCCGGCCACCCTGCTCAAGACGCCGCTCTTCCAGCGCCTGCCCGAGGAGCGCCGGGTGATGACCGTGCGCGTCTTCAACTTCCAGGACCCCAACAACCTGGGCATCGCGGCCATCCCCGCGGCGACGGTGACCACCCTCACGGACATCCTCAAGGAGCGCTTCGTCCCCATGGGCGTCCGCGTGGAGGTCGTCTACAACCCGGTGACGGACAACATCACCCTGCCCATGGGCAGCGCGGTGAACCTGAACAACGTGGGCAGCTTCACGGGCAGCCACGGCACCCTGGCGCCCTCGGCGGACCAGCAGGCGCTCATCACCCTGGCACGTGGTGTGGACCCCGCCGCGCCCGCCAACGCCAATACCGTGTACCTCATGTTCGTGGGCAACTTCACGTCGGGCGACCGCGGCCAGTCCTTCCCGGACGGGTGGCTCCCCGCGGCCGCCGGCGGGAAGAACTTCGTCTTCGTCGCCGGGCGCAACGCCTCCATCGACTACTCGGGCGCTCACGAGGTGGGCCACATGGTGACCAACGCCACCCTGACGGCGGGCGAGGCCGCGGGCGCGTCCGGCGGTGGTACGGCCGGCTGGGATGGCGGTGGGCACTACGGCGGCGTCCATGACGCCTTCAACCTGATGCGCAACGGAACCATCGCCACCAGCCCGCGCACCCACCTCAACACCAAGCGGCTGTGGGACGACACCGCCGTCCACACCATTCAGCAGATTACCCGAGCGCGTGGCACGCGCTTCATGAGGCTCCCATGA
- a CDS encoding peptidylprolyl isomerase, whose protein sequence is MEATPSRPRSRTPARRWLFAASLLPIALGGFAALSASSRLDQPEQQEVALVNDKPVSLERFNRLLAFTVSRATSTDGRIPDADALLLKNAITQKLVDEAITDAAAKEQGLEVTAKEIDAAYAAFEQTFPTSEAFKAYVESTPDGSTAIRGDIRQRLLRERLAKKDTGWTLPPDEVKRYYEDNVATFHQPKRVHASEVLVLPGKDSLTKAKGLLEKVRKGNEAFADVARNSSDGSTRALGGARMDLTEDKLEAHVWKALVERKPGELTDVLETKDGYCFLLVHEVLPALDRKFEDVQPEIQAWLERLYAEARLKDLLAELRSKAVIKNLFAERYADLLKDLLKPGTPAAQLSFSLPSTSSAPVPVPSGVPATSASQLSRPRP, encoded by the coding sequence ATGGAAGCCACGCCTTCACGTCCTCGTTCTCGAACTCCCGCGCGCCGGTGGCTGTTCGCCGCCAGCCTGCTGCCCATCGCCCTGGGTGGCTTCGCGGCCCTCTCCGCGTCGAGCCGGCTGGACCAGCCCGAGCAGCAGGAGGTCGCCCTCGTCAACGACAAGCCCGTCTCGCTGGAGCGGTTCAACCGCCTCCTCGCCTTCACCGTCTCGCGCGCCACCTCCACGGATGGCCGCATCCCGGACGCGGACGCGCTCCTGCTCAAGAACGCCATCACCCAGAAGCTCGTCGATGAAGCCATCACCGACGCGGCCGCCAAGGAGCAGGGCCTGGAGGTGACGGCGAAGGAAATCGACGCGGCCTACGCGGCCTTCGAGCAGACCTTCCCCACCAGCGAGGCCTTCAAGGCGTACGTGGAGAGCACTCCGGACGGCAGCACGGCCATCCGCGGTGACATCCGCCAGCGCCTGCTGCGCGAGCGGCTCGCGAAGAAGGACACGGGCTGGACGCTCCCGCCCGACGAGGTGAAGCGCTACTACGAGGACAACGTCGCGACGTTCCACCAGCCCAAGCGGGTGCACGCGAGCGAGGTGCTCGTGCTTCCCGGCAAGGACTCCCTGACCAAGGCGAAGGGCCTCCTGGAGAAGGTGCGCAAGGGCAACGAGGCCTTCGCCGACGTCGCCCGCAACTCCTCGGACGGCTCCACCCGCGCCCTCGGGGGCGCCCGGATGGACCTGACCGAGGACAAGCTCGAGGCCCACGTCTGGAAGGCGCTCGTGGAGCGCAAGCCCGGAGAGCTCACCGACGTGCTCGAGACGAAGGACGGCTACTGCTTCCTCCTCGTGCATGAAGTCCTGCCCGCGCTGGACCGGAAGTTCGAGGACGTGCAGCCCGAAATCCAGGCCTGGCTGGAGCGGCTGTACGCGGAGGCCCGGCTCAAGGACCTGCTCGCGGAGCTGCGCTCCAAGGCCGTCATCAAGAACCTCTTCGCCGAGCGCTACGCGGACCTGCTCAAGGACCTGCTCAAGCCGGGCACTCCCGCCGCGCAGCTCTCGTTCAGCCTCCCGTCCACCTCGTCGGCGCCGGTGCCCGTCCCGTCCGGCGTGCCCGCCACTTCCGCCTCTCAGCTGAGCCGCCCGCGCCCATGA
- a CDS encoding NHL repeat-containing protein: MSPTTSTHRPRAVRRTLVAFAGLALFWSQTSLGGGAADAGAPTPVTGGFSIPFGVGVDELNGRVLVADTANRRIKYTAISTLSGGSPTWSEVGFVADPTQEQALNQPQGVAADAQGNLYALDSIGGEVELYRWNAATSSYTYDAAFASTTRNTVAGVNITQPKDLAVGALGKVYLLDSGNSRILVADGPDDTSWSVAHSDPTWFGASGFDVGADGTFYVADTGNNQIVKVPPVGATLRFGSMGSGTSQFRSPRDVAVAPDGMMWVADTQNHRVTVFRPDGSFDSTLGIAPLFTSPQKLEIDGLGRVFVIDSDAARLVAFLGSGAPMPFDLYARDYLGDTGTEPSSTAITLSSPDILVRHRPDVNLATAAQFGLGYYAFEQPRYGTNNYVYVMVRNRNTAPATNSAVRLYWGDPASPLAFPTNWSLDGFFESFSSDTVNAPANALAVPTVPGSTMAGHGVTVVGPIVFRPPAPESAAAADGRFLLSARVSNLYDRLTPATGLDEVRKNNNIALRPVQVTRGPFPDGVQDTLVLRVNFSNVTGSADQATVTERIDALTQWISEVSYNQATLVPVYKEPLALGRPSTDYYSGSVTPLVELATDSLNGLLAIDSGALDGATSDPSDDIDRVILVVNDPAFTNDWATTGLWPYTVGGNTRYLSVSIQGPSNSLAQYAHGYSHQFGLVDLFAHENVEFPIAEPANKWDNMALPFEGAHPLVWSKQYAEWVTSSGGQIFFIPRPPGTSPRTGQPAIPVSFQSSLVAGQYGAIAIGLTPGVTSFEDETNFYWVEARTPTLANRDQTVPGKGVLVYSANKAIPQGQVPVVIRDRTPATTVGDAALGVGGTDAPPGTGISVRVAAERPSNGGYDVTVDYTPPVDYNVRIRVGDPVWTSPDIWVDNQEDGGGYNTTQVDEQPIGDQDNRIYARVYNDGPAAAYDTEVRFLLSAPYHTVDGVGSFDLYKSVFIPVIPSGEFRDIYVVWKPVGADDPHNCVKVQLRRMTSDTNANDNEAQQNLHVKQSSHASPYDVVDFGFQFKNAGEKEQLVYFRYEGVPGHWKQDFGPTKAVAKPGELLEGHLKFQPDEKDKDCVAHDAHVTAWTPRGDTLVRMGGATVRVPLRRRTTVEIETVEVVKVSCKEFPAYHLEPDKKTKVYFYDPKKPPETCGLIRVKGYTKPERPGQKFLLRYTDGAGNPVYQTVTTTTGGTFEDYRLTVAGGKWSATAIYPGDGKCSGSTRTKVELEVPLDSKGDQDGDGLPDKNEVQGDADGDGLPNVLDTDSDNDGLPDGKEPPGDDDKDGVDNVVDKDNKG, from the coding sequence GTGAGCCCCACAACCTCCACGCACCGCCCCCGGGCGGTGCGGCGTACCCTTGTTGCCTTCGCGGGCCTGGCCCTCTTCTGGAGCCAGACGTCCCTGGGCGGTGGCGCGGCCGATGCCGGCGCGCCCACGCCCGTCACCGGCGGCTTCTCCATCCCCTTCGGCGTGGGCGTGGATGAGCTGAATGGCCGCGTGCTGGTGGCGGACACCGCCAACCGGCGCATCAAGTACACGGCCATCTCCACCCTCTCGGGCGGCAGCCCCACCTGGTCGGAGGTCGGCTTCGTGGCGGACCCCACCCAGGAGCAGGCCCTCAACCAGCCCCAGGGCGTGGCCGCCGACGCGCAGGGCAACCTCTACGCCCTGGACAGCATTGGCGGCGAGGTGGAGCTGTACCGGTGGAACGCCGCCACCTCCAGCTACACGTACGACGCGGCCTTCGCGTCCACCACGCGCAACACGGTGGCGGGAGTGAACATCACCCAGCCCAAGGACCTCGCCGTGGGGGCGCTGGGCAAGGTGTACCTGCTCGACTCGGGCAACAGCCGCATCCTCGTGGCGGACGGCCCGGACGACACGAGCTGGTCCGTCGCGCACTCGGACCCCACGTGGTTCGGCGCCAGCGGCTTCGACGTGGGCGCGGACGGCACGTTCTACGTGGCGGACACGGGCAACAACCAGATTGTGAAGGTTCCGCCGGTGGGCGCCACGCTGCGCTTCGGCTCCATGGGCTCGGGCACCTCGCAGTTCCGCAGCCCGCGTGACGTGGCCGTGGCGCCGGACGGGATGATGTGGGTGGCCGACACGCAGAACCACCGCGTCACCGTCTTCCGTCCGGACGGGAGCTTCGACTCCACGCTGGGCATTGCCCCGCTCTTCACCTCGCCGCAGAAGCTGGAGATTGACGGGCTGGGGCGCGTGTTCGTCATCGACTCGGACGCCGCGCGGCTCGTGGCCTTCCTGGGCTCGGGCGCGCCCATGCCCTTCGACCTGTACGCACGGGACTACCTGGGCGACACCGGCACGGAGCCCTCCTCCACCGCCATCACCCTGTCCTCGCCGGACATCCTCGTGCGCCACCGGCCGGACGTGAATCTGGCCACCGCGGCGCAGTTCGGCCTGGGCTACTACGCCTTCGAGCAGCCGCGCTACGGCACCAACAACTACGTCTATGTGATGGTGCGCAACCGCAACACCGCGCCGGCCACCAACTCCGCCGTGCGGCTGTACTGGGGGGACCCGGCGTCGCCGCTCGCGTTCCCCACGAACTGGAGCCTGGACGGCTTCTTCGAGAGCTTCTCCAGCGACACCGTCAACGCGCCCGCCAACGCGCTCGCCGTCCCCACCGTGCCCGGCTCCACGATGGCGGGCCACGGTGTCACCGTGGTGGGCCCCATCGTCTTCCGGCCGCCCGCCCCCGAGTCCGCGGCCGCGGCGGATGGCCGCTTCCTGCTCTCGGCCCGGGTGTCCAACCTCTATGACCGGCTGACGCCCGCCACGGGGCTGGACGAGGTGCGCAAGAACAACAACATCGCGCTGCGCCCCGTGCAGGTGACTCGCGGGCCCTTCCCCGACGGCGTCCAGGACACCCTCGTGCTCCGGGTGAACTTCTCGAACGTCACCGGCAGCGCGGACCAGGCCACCGTCACCGAGCGCATCGACGCGCTGACGCAGTGGATTTCCGAGGTCAGCTACAACCAGGCCACGCTGGTGCCCGTGTACAAGGAGCCCCTCGCCCTGGGTCGCCCCAGCACCGACTACTACTCGGGCAGCGTGACGCCGCTGGTGGAGCTGGCCACGGACTCGCTCAACGGGCTGCTGGCCATCGACTCTGGCGCGCTGGACGGCGCCACCTCGGACCCGTCGGATGACATCGACCGCGTCATCCTGGTGGTGAACGACCCGGCCTTCACGAACGACTGGGCCACCACGGGCCTCTGGCCGTACACCGTCGGCGGCAACACCCGCTACCTCTCCGTCTCCATCCAGGGGCCGTCGAACTCGCTGGCGCAGTACGCCCACGGCTATTCGCACCAGTTCGGCCTCGTGGACCTCTTCGCCCACGAGAACGTGGAGTTCCCCATCGCCGAGCCCGCCAACAAGTGGGACAACATGGCGCTGCCCTTCGAGGGCGCCCACCCGCTCGTGTGGTCCAAGCAGTACGCCGAGTGGGTGACGAGCAGCGGCGGGCAGATTTTCTTCATCCCCCGTCCGCCTGGGACTTCGCCTCGCACGGGCCAGCCGGCCATTCCCGTCAGCTTCCAGAGCTCGCTGGTTGCGGGGCAGTACGGCGCCATCGCCATTGGCCTGACGCCCGGCGTGACGTCCTTCGAGGACGAGACGAACTTCTACTGGGTGGAGGCGCGCACGCCGACGCTGGCGAACCGGGACCAGACGGTGCCGGGCAAGGGCGTGCTCGTGTACTCCGCCAACAAGGCGATTCCGCAGGGCCAGGTGCCCGTCGTCATCCGGGACCGCACGCCGGCCACCACGGTGGGTGACGCGGCACTGGGCGTGGGCGGCACGGACGCGCCTCCGGGCACGGGCATCAGCGTGCGCGTGGCGGCCGAGCGCCCGTCCAACGGCGGCTATGACGTCACCGTCGATTACACGCCCCCCGTCGACTACAACGTCCGCATCCGCGTGGGCGACCCGGTGTGGACCAGCCCGGACATCTGGGTGGACAACCAGGAGGACGGCGGCGGCTACAACACCACGCAGGTGGACGAGCAGCCCATTGGCGACCAGGACAACCGCATCTACGCCCGCGTCTACAACGACGGCCCGGCGGCCGCGTACGACACGGAGGTCCGCTTCCTGCTCTCCGCGCCGTACCACACGGTGGATGGCGTGGGCTCGTTCGACCTCTACAAGAGCGTCTTCATCCCGGTGATTCCCTCGGGCGAGTTCCGGGACATCTACGTGGTGTGGAAGCCCGTGGGCGCGGACGACCCGCACAACTGCGTGAAGGTGCAGCTGCGCCGGATGACGTCCGACACCAACGCCAACGACAACGAGGCCCAGCAGAACCTCCACGTGAAGCAGTCCAGCCACGCCAGCCCCTACGACGTGGTGGACTTCGGCTTCCAGTTCAAGAACGCCGGCGAGAAGGAGCAGCTCGTGTACTTCCGCTACGAGGGCGTGCCTGGCCACTGGAAGCAGGACTTCGGGCCGACGAAGGCCGTGGCGAAGCCGGGCGAGCTGCTGGAAGGGCACCTGAAGTTCCAGCCCGACGAGAAGGACAAGGACTGCGTCGCGCACGATGCCCACGTCACCGCGTGGACGCCGCGTGGGGACACGCTCGTGCGGATGGGTGGCGCCACCGTGCGCGTGCCGCTGCGTCGCCGCACCACCGTGGAAATCGAGACGGTGGAAGTGGTGAAGGTGAGCTGCAAGGAGTTCCCCGCGTATCACCTGGAGCCGGACAAGAAGACCAAGGTCTACTTCTACGACCCGAAGAAGCCGCCCGAGACGTGTGGCCTCATCCGCGTGAAGGGCTACACGAAGCCCGAGCGGCCCGGCCAGAAGTTCCTCCTGCGCTACACGGACGGCGCCGGCAACCCCGTCTACCAGACGGTGACGACCACCACCGGCGGCACGTTCGAGGACTACCGGCTCACCGTGGCAGGAGGAAAGTGGTCCGCCACGGCCATCTACCCGGGTGATGGGAAGTGCAGCGGCTCCACGCGGACGAAGGTGGAGCTCGAGGTCCCGCTCGACAGCAAGGGCGACCAGGACGGGGACGGGCTGCCGGACAAGAACGAGGTCCAGGGCGACGCGGACGGGGACGGCCTGCCCAACGTGCTCGACACGGACAGCGACAACGACGGCCTCCCGGACGGCAAGGAGCCGCCGGGTGACGACGACAAGGACGGCGTGGACAACGTCGTCGACAAGGACAACAAGGGCTAG